One Cellulomonas taurus genomic region harbors:
- a CDS encoding TrmH family RNA methyltransferase, protein MPAYQIVPLTDPADERLADYLRLTDVALRSKHEPEKGLYIAESSTVLTRALAAGHRPRSVLVSPRWLPDVEELLAGLPADGEPVPVYVGEPAVLEAITGFHVHRGALASMHRPVLPSVAETLAGARRVVVLEDIVDHTNVGAAMRACAAMGVDAVLITPSCADPLYRRAIRVSMGTVFQVPWTRIPSWPGGVEQLHDLGFTVAALALDEDSISLDELAADPPPKLATVFGTEGDGLKRQTIAACDATVRIPMAGGVDSLNVASAVAVATWATRVLDRD, encoded by the coding sequence GTGCCCGCGTATCAGATCGTCCCGCTGACCGACCCCGCCGACGAGCGGCTCGCCGACTACCTGCGGCTGACCGACGTGGCCCTGCGCTCCAAGCACGAGCCGGAGAAGGGGCTGTACATCGCGGAGAGCTCGACCGTGCTCACCCGGGCACTGGCCGCCGGGCACCGGCCGCGGTCGGTGCTGGTCTCCCCGCGCTGGCTGCCGGATGTCGAGGAGCTGCTGGCCGGACTCCCCGCCGACGGTGAGCCGGTGCCGGTCTACGTGGGGGAGCCCGCGGTGCTGGAGGCGATCACCGGTTTCCACGTGCACCGGGGCGCACTGGCGTCGATGCACCGGCCGGTGCTGCCGTCGGTGGCGGAGACCCTGGCCGGGGCGCGTCGGGTGGTGGTGCTGGAGGACATCGTCGACCACACGAACGTCGGCGCGGCGATGCGGGCGTGCGCGGCGATGGGCGTGGACGCCGTGCTCATCACCCCGTCCTGCGCCGACCCGCTCTACCGCCGGGCGATCCGGGTGTCGATGGGCACGGTGTTCCAGGTGCCGTGGACCCGCATCCCGTCCTGGCCGGGCGGGGTGGAGCAGCTGCACGACCTCGGCTTCACCGTCGCGGCGTTGGCACTGGACGAGGACTCGATCAGCCTGGACGAGCTGGCGGCCGATCCGCCTCCGAAGCTCGCCACCGTGTTCGGCACCGAGGGCGACGGGTTGAAGCGGCAGACCATCGCCGCCTGCGACGCGACGGTGCGGATCCCGATGGCCGGTGGGGTGGACTCGTTGAACGTGGCCTCCGCGGTCGCGGTGGCGACCTGGGCGACGCGGGTGCTCGACCGGGACTGA
- a CDS encoding DinB family protein, with product MIDEHGRPEPPLAADEATMLLGYLDFHRATLEWKTRGLDPAGLATTVGRSTMTLGGMLAHLAYVEDSWSTWRLRGEPLPQPWTDVDWDTDVDFDWHLSRTLRPAQLRTLWDDSVARSRAAIDAALAEDGLDAPVRRPWADGQAPTVRWVLVHLVEEYARHNGHADLLREQVDGQVGE from the coding sequence ATGATCGATGAGCACGGTCGCCCCGAACCCCCGCTGGCAGCCGACGAGGCCACGATGCTGCTCGGCTACCTCGACTTCCACCGGGCCACCCTGGAGTGGAAGACCCGCGGCCTGGACCCGGCCGGACTGGCCACCACCGTCGGCCGCTCCACCATGACCCTCGGTGGCATGCTGGCGCACCTGGCCTACGTCGAGGACTCCTGGTCGACCTGGAGACTGCGTGGCGAGCCGCTGCCCCAGCCGTGGACCGACGTCGACTGGGACACGGACGTCGACTTCGACTGGCACCTGTCCCGCACCCTGCGTCCGGCCCAGCTGCGCACCCTCTGGGACGACTCCGTCGCCCGCTCCCGTGCCGCCATCGACGCCGCACTCGCCGAGGACGGGCTGGACGCTCCGGTGCGCCGCCCGTGGGCCGACGGTCAGGCGCCGACCGTGCGGTGGGTGCTGGTGCATCTGGTCGAGGAGTACGCCCGGCACAACGGTCACGCCGATCTGCTGCGCGAGCAGGTGGACGGCCAGGTCGGCGAGTAG